TCTCAACACCTAATAACCTCAGTCACTTCAGGGAAGGAAACATGATGGCATGCTGCTTTGGCCAAAATGATTCACCGTCTTCTGTTATATcataattttctccctgcacagTAAATACACATGGAAAGTGTTGATTTGACTTGGACAAATCTACAAGGCAAAATTTTTGGCAGTAGAAGAAAGTATTGTATGTTTCTAAATTACCTAATCAAGtagatatttcattttttaaacggttgtcaggtttttgttttgactttttttaataaggacACTGATCCTTCAAGATTAGAGAGCCTGTGTTTTCTacagggaaaacaaatatttgatcTGTTGTGGTTTGGCATAAGAAAACAACATTgttcattaaatatatttactttattCCCATATATTTTGTCTAGACTTATGATGTATTATTTAAGAgttttttgaagtcttttaaatataagGCTCTAAGCACCCCGGTTAGATATAAACTGAAAAAGTCTGGAGGAAGTCAGCAAAAATCCTCTAGAATAAACAATAATAGTACGTAGCCACTCCTCTAACCAAAAGGTTGGGCAGAACACTACTTAAAAAATTGGCTGTTTCTAAGGTTTTGCGTGTCAGGGAGGAAGGATATATGTGTATGTTTCGGTGTGAAAATGCATATGAATAGTATGCAGCCTTCTGGTTCAGACTGACGTTCACAACTGTGATGTCTTTGTCCTACAACTGTGCTACTGATTTTGTAGGAAAAGAGGCAGTTGAGCAGTGGCTGTGGGGTAAAAGtctcagttttggttttgttgcattttataAACGAAGTAGCTTCATGGCTCATGAACACTCATATCGATTGCATCCAAAGAAAACTTACTCATCACGTAACCTAGTTTTGGTGTTTCAGCATATGCTTCCCTGTCAATCCATACTGACCAAatattgttgattttttttacccGCTTGGTATGTATTGTAGGTGCTtctaaaggaaaagattaaagtGGCATGTGATTTATTTGTTGAAAGCTTGCCAAGATGCGTTGTGGGCTAGTGTTACTTCTGCCGTAGATCCTTTTGTTTGCCTTAgcttcagttttaatttcttatctTTCCATTACTCAGTCTTATCTTACCAGGAAAAAATGGCAATTCATATATCAGACAAGCAAAATACTTGAGTGCATGGTCATATCCTTTGCATGGTAATGTGGACGATTTAAGTTGCTTGGTACTTCACTTTAGGTTGCTTGCATCAGCTAGACCAACACTGACCTTCCTGCTTCGGATTGTCTCACTGCTATTTATGGTATAGTACGAAGGCTGTAGTGTTGACTTATTAATAAAGTGGGAAAGTATCATCTAGATTTCATGTCTAAAAACTAAACTTGTCAAATTATTTGCATACTGCCCTTTTAAACAGGCTCTGCCTAGTTCATcaatgttaaaatatattatctTCAGCACTGACTGCTTTTACTGACTTCTTGAAGTGATAAAGCACGAACACTTTCATTTGGTCACTTCCTTTGTGAATGTATTGAGGTACTGAAAGTTAATGTATTTGCAGTCAAATGGCAATAAATAGTgtaatgctttgctttttttttttcctttagggtCTGGGATTTGGAAGGAAATGAGAAGGCCCATTTTGTTTTACGCTCTCCTGGAATGAGTGTTTGCTGGCATCCTGAGGAGGCTTTTAAGGTGGTGTTTTCCAGCTCTTCACCCTCACCACCTCTAAAATAACAGGAGGGTGGacttatttaaaagatgaatcTTTGATGCTGTAGTAAGATTGAAGTTTGGGGAGCTAGTGTACATTGTAACTGGATATTGGTTGGATCTGCTAATGTGAAGGGACTGTAAATGAATTCTCATTCTTGTTGTTTTACCGTAAGTCCCTCACTCCTCCCATCAgaaatattccttcttgatTACATACATCAGTTGTTGTTGATAACTATTCTGATTGCATATTAACTTACAGTTACCAAAGAAAAGTTTGAGTTTTTCTCAGTTGTGGTAACACGGTTCACCAGTAACACAGACTCATAAAGCATGCCAAGTTTTGAAAAGGATCTGTTTGAAGTTAGCAAGGGATTTTCTTCATGTTGTTCTTGCTTGGAATATAAGAAATATGtgctgaaaaatcaaaacaaatcaaTAAACTGTGATTTTATACTTATCTGTTTATTGTACTGGGGAGCTGATTAATCAGCTGATATATACCAAAATATTCAGCTTCATTAACGGTCTAGTCCTTGCAATCTTGGATTTATTATTCCTGTTGTGCCAAACAGTAACTGCCTTAAGCAGCTACAAATAGTTGTTCAGATTACCACAAAAACACACacttaaaacagagaaaagtaaTCAAATAAGgtatcaaaatatttatattgcagTAGGGAAGAAGGATCTCTCTTCTCACCACGCTTTCCACCGATATCAGTATCCAGTCCTTACTAAGAAAACGAGGAAAACCGTTGATTCAGGTGGTATCACAATTGAATGTGTTTGCTACTCTTTGCTACTGGGCAAAATTACTAGATTAGCCCAAAAATATTGCAGTATTACACCGATCTTACATATTAGCTTGTCTTTTCTTTGACCCTTATCAAAGAGTAGGCAcatgtttgtttgggttttttttaaagaaaaaccccTTCAAAAAGCCAGTAAAACTTGACAGACTGATGGTTGCTGAAAAGCTTATTGCAGGTCAAAATGCTTACTGCACCGTGTCCTTTCGTTTGCAGAAGAGCATGTTTTGATGACAGCtctctttttccaaagaaactTGGATGTTATTGGAGTattgtttttaatgctttaagTTTGTCCAGCCTGTCGGTACCGGGGATTGTtccgacccaggtgcaggaccttgtacttgaccttgttgaactcatgaggttcacatgggcccacttcttgagcttctccaggtccctctgaatggcatcccgtccctcaggcgtgtcaactgcaccactcagtttggtgtcatatgtaaatttgctgagggtgcacttgatcccactgtctatgtcattgatgaagatattaaatagtactgataaaaatattaagattcATTACATGCTGAGTTTACAACATTCTATTaatttctcttaacagctgaTGGTAGCAGAGAAGAATGGAACAATACGATTCTATGATCTAATTACACAGCAGGCCATTCTCTCCTTAGAGTGTGAACAAACTCCGCTGATGTCAGCAGACTggtgtttaaaaaatactcttaaaaTTGGAGCAGTTGCTGGGAGTGATTGGCTAATCTGGGATATCACTCGCTCCAGGTATTTTTATACACGAGAGGTTTCTTTATTCTCTTGTTAAGCAGTACATGAAGAGATGTGGTTACTTTGTTAATAAAGCACTTAAATGCACTATGTATTATATCACCTGTTCAGTAAATAAATGAACATTCATTAGGAATTATGAAATCAGTAGAGGTCATTCCCTGGCATTCTTTGTTTCATCTTTATCTATCAATAtttatctattaaaaataacattgtcTGTCTTTTTGTCCATTTGAGGCAGCACCTCACTACTGTTTACCTTTCGCTGTACATTCTATGTGTTTGTTAAAATTTCATTCTAAGtcataaatatataattattgaACCATAATAAACTGGATAACTACTTCAGTTTTCCTACTCAAAATTGAGGTGTAAGCTGCAGGAATGCTCTGGTTTTCCCTCAGCTTCTTCACAGAGAGTAGACAATGTGTCCCCTTCACTGTTTAAATGACAGATGCTTTTGGTACTTATATGTATGAGCTGTAGTTGTTTGCAGAACAGTATTTTACCCTGATTGTCTGTTTTAGTTATCCACAGGATAAGAGACCCGTCCATGTTGATCGAGCCAGATTATTCAGGTATAAGTGTTGTCTCTGTTCTGTGAGTTTTGTCTCTATAAATCTACATATACACAAGCAGTTGTGAGTTTAGGGACCTGTTTGTGTCtcacttaaataatttttaggaGGACCTGGTCTATGAACTATGTTAAATTTGTGAATGATCTACATTTAGCATATATGTGTAACATtcccatgatttttttctgctttacgACGACATGCATACAGGGCTGTGGGTGATGAATCATTTACAAGCCATTTCTCTGAATTTATTTCTCTGGTGTTAGTGGAATATCTGACAGCTTCACACAGTTAACCACAAGGGAGAGAACTCCACTTTGTGTGCACTTCTGATAGTCTGACAGGGATATTTGAAAAGTACATTCCTTTTATTCATAGGTGGTCCCTAGTGAATGAAAATCTGTTTGCAACCACTGGGTATCCAGGAAAGACAACTACTCAACTGCTTGTTCATCATTTAGGACATCCACAGGTAAATTTTTGAGTTCAGCTTTTGACTGGAATTGCATCAGATAAGGCTTATAAATAGTAAAAAGCTACAATTAAAAACTAGCTCAAACCATCCAGAAATGCTCCTTGGTCtagcagttttattttggtttgtgtcATCcctgctaaggaaaaaaaaaatcacaccacaCTTAACctgctattttaaaagctgcttgatctatgtgttttattttgctttgcctgATCGGTGctaaggggaagaaaaacatatttaacctgttatttaataaatttttcagtatttatcaTTCTAAAGAGGCTAAAAACAGCTGGCTGGCTATTTTACAGGTTTGAACTAATTATATTAtaaatcattaatgaaaatatatccAGAGACAATAAACACCAAgcataggaaatatttttgttttgctggagTTAGTACGCATTTGTGATGcttacagtaaaaatattacCTCCATACATACTAGTTGTGAGTACGCTTAAATAACAGGaagtaatttcattaaaaaaggtTTCTAAGCTTGGAAATACGcctttaaaatagtaataatgttaataatactgaaaatagtTGAAACAATTTGTTATCGTGGAGTATTTTGCTATATCTTACTTAAATGTAGTAAGTATCTACTGGAACTAAGTAGCAGATAATCAGATTTTTCCGTTGgatttctgttgtattttaactgtatttGTTAAGGAGTACTAaatctgtggtgtttttttgtctATGCAACTTAGTATATGTGGTATAGAAATCATTTATATGGTAAGTTGTATtgatatttctctctctcttttttttttttaaagcccatTCTTACTGGCACTGCAGCTGTGGGATCTGGTTTGACATGGCATAGAACTCTTCCATTATGTGCAGTTGGAGGAGATcataaaattttcttctgggtaactgaaatgtaaaataagcaTTTGCCTTCAATATGAAACTTTACAGCATAATGTCCCTTTTCTAGTAAAACGAAGGAATTTACTCTTTGTACGGGTATTTATTCACTTGGAGAACATAAGAAAGGAACAAGTAAGATACGAAAcatttgtgtttgatttttaaccTGCAAATACAAGAGCTTTTGTAAAATCAGTTATCATAAATCTGATACTTGATTACttcccttaaaataaaatgtatactTTTTTAACATGGTATTTggtgtgaaattaatttttaaagtgtttttttaagagacttTGTATCCAGCAATCTCAGTGTGGCAATCTCAGTTAACACAGCTCAAATACTTCGAATTTGTCCAGAGTACCTACAGGAAGAACACCTGTCTCTGTATTAACCTTCCCAACCATCACTATCTcataagaaagaaatgcaataatGTACTGTCATAAAATGTTGTCTGTGAATGTATTTCCTGAATAAACTAGTTACCACGAACAGTGAAAAAGCTAATGGTATAATCAGAATGATAAGAAGTATTATTCTCTTAAGATGACAGAGGGATTTACTTCAAGTATGCCAAACAGCATGTgggatttttctgtttacagCCTTTTACTTCCAGCCTTTTACAGGAAAATCAAAGACATTCTACTTTCTAGAAGCATATTTTTCTTGCCCCTCCCATACAAGACccagaaataaagtaaaagaggaaagagtAAAAGACAGAGAGAACTCCTGTCTTCAGTATCCTTTTTGCATGCTTTTGCAAGTGAAGTGATACCAAGATGTTCAGCTAGTGTAACAGCTCCTTACAGCATCGTAGCCATCCTTATTAGCAGTagttagattttaaaatattcttttgtttGTCCCTATTTATGCTGGACACATACAACCAATTCCGAATTAGGACAGCAGAAAGTGAGATTACAGtcaccttttaaaaagtaagacCATATTCTATTTCTCATCATTTCTTATCCTTGAGAAATTGTGCTTTCCAACTGCCTCTAAAATTTACCTAAAAGATGAATATAAAGTTTCTCACAGATTAATCTATTTTCAGTATTATCTATTGTATCTCATCCTTTGTAGGAGAAAGAACTTAATATCCTAAAGGTttcaaaattctgtttattttactcaCAAAGGTGTTCTATTGACTGCCCGCTTTAAAAAGTCCAACGTGTACAGCAGTCCTCTAAGGcttctttttctggaaaagttaaattccttttttctgttaagtactattctacttttaaaacatgttcCTCTAATTGTGATACCTGTTAAGGTTTTTAAGTAACCCTGGGTTGTGGACtaatttaactaaaaaaaaaaaaaagtctaatgcAAAAAATATCTTAATATCTGCAGGTAAGCAAATGAAGATGAACTTTTACTGGCTGCATTTGTAGATGTACATGAGTTGCCAGCAAACTAAAAGCTGCTTACCACCTGATCCAAGATACTATAATCATTGGCATGTATTTATCAATGTAAAATACTTTTAGAAAAATTCTATAGTAATTAAATTGATAGGTCTTCTTAACCTCTTAGGATTGTCATATGTACTTTAAATTGAATTTGCCCTCTTCTAAACAAGAAAGACTTTCTGTTTATCACCATTTTCTTCCGTGTTAACATCCTCACTATTCTTCTTCAGTATTgccataaaacaaacaaacaggcaaTAATTAGCATAGATCATGAGTTTTCATTTGTGTAGTTGATAATACAGCTGTCTCCATAAACTGTGATATAATTGGACAATTCCAAACTATTTGGAAgactttttttactttctccaGCAGGGTTACCATCTGCTGCAGCTTGATCTACAGTTATCTTTACTAAGGAAACAAAACTTGAAATTAatacagaatttatttctgCTAATTTTGGAGGAAAGTCGTTCAAAATCCCAAATTAAAACAACTTCTATAGATAGAAATTGGAGGAGTCCAAAATACTGAAATCTGAAAGACCGCTCACTTTTCTAGGCTTTCAATGAAAGAGGTAATTATTAAAGTGATATTTGAGATCCTTGTacagaaagcaaggaaattaTTAAATCCAACAGCTGGATGCCACAAAGACAGGGTAAGTAGAGTTGGTGTAAGCATGTCCAACAGACTTAAAGGAGGATAAATATTTTGGTATTACAGTAGTGTCCAGTTGGAATCAATTGCATGCAACCTTTTgacccccttctttttttccaaatcattcACCCACCCACATAGAGTGCAaccaaaacagatttaataataaaaagaagataaaCTTATAAAACCCCTTTGGTTATCCCAGCTGGCTataagaaaacagtgaaagtgCAGAACAAGCAAAGTAGCACAGAAAGTTGATAAAAGTGCAAATGGGTCTCAAAAGTTAGTAACTAATTAGCATGCAACCAAGAATCGTATGTCAGTGTTCTCGCTGTCTTTGCTGTAGTGTTTTTGGTGGACCGTCTTTGGTCATATAGGATCGGACTGAATGGTTTGCATTTGACTATGCCACTTCACTGAGAATCTCATTGCTTCTCTTAATGTTGGAGTTGTCCAGTGCCTGTTGGCTTTATCCTGCAATAGTTTGTGGGGGACTGTACTTGCAAGCAGTGGTCCTGGGTTAAGAGCTAAGAGCTGCATCTTCCCAAATAGCACCATCATGTCTTTGGTATCATCTTCTCAATCCACCTTTGATCATGTTCCAACATAGCCTTCTCTCTCTGTCCAATTAGTCATTAATTTTGAGCCAAAATACCACACTGCAGTTCATCCCTTACCTGTGTGTGTCTTTTCTCTGAGACTCCCGGGGAAATGTCTCCCTCCCTCAGAACTGGAAGGACTTctgaagtaaaagaaacaacatgggttttttttgatcatGTAATGAGACATAAAAATAGGCCTCCTTTGATTTTCATGACAAAGCTGCATgtgaatactttaaaaatgtttttattcagtCTTTGTTTATGGGTCTCTTTCAGAAGTTTCTGATCATTTCTTGGCCAAAACTGATGCAAATATTGCATCCTAAAACCATCTCAAAGTACTACATTGTCAAGTGGAAGTGGTGGTAATCCCAGAAAAACtcttatttcagtgtttttaaattactttaaaacagGATGCCTTGGTCTGATATCTGCTGAAAAGTTCAGACTGCTTTTTCCTG
Above is a genomic segment from Nyctibius grandis isolate bNycGra1 chromosome 5, bNycGra1.pri, whole genome shotgun sequence containing:
- the NUP37 gene encoding nucleoporin Nup37, coding for MKQDSTRNTAYTVDCEDYVHVVKFNPFDCGDACSLIAYGGNNYVVVGTCRFQEEDAEVEGMQYKTLRTFHHGIRVDAIAWSPETRLDALPPQIRFCTAASDRKLRLFTSDLQDKNEFKTFDGHSDYINDLVFAPKEGQQVASVSDDHTCRVWDLEGNEKAHFVLRSPGMSVCWHPEEAFKLMVAEKNGTIRFYDLITQQAILSLECEQTPLMSADWCLKNTLKIGAVAGSDWLIWDITRSSYPQDKRPVHVDRARLFRWSLVNENLFATTGYPGKTTTQLLVHHLGHPQPILTGTAAVGSGLTWHRTLPLCAVGGDHKIFFWVTEM